One segment of Chloroflexota bacterium DNA contains the following:
- the purL gene encoding phosphoribosylformylglycinamidine synthase subunit PurL — protein sequence MMPSAAQLRAVSMTENEYRRCRDMLGRAPNEVELGIFGALWSEHCGYKHSHALLKRLPSRSPRMLVGAGEENAGVVDIGEGLACVFKIESHNHPSAVEPFEGAATGVGGIIRDIFTMGARPVALLDSLRFGPLNSDRNRYLANGIIAGISHYGNCVGIPTVGGDTAVDECYAGNPLVNAMCVGLMRHDQLTRAVAAGVGNPLILVGTDTGRDGVHGATFASVEDPEQSARGVVQVGNPFMEKLLIEACLELLAGDSVVGLQDLGAAGLTSSSVEAAGRSGAGVRIDVAKVPRRTRGLSPYEVMLSESQERMLVIARRGRQGEVMDLFEGYGLHCAEIGQVTDDGYLTVSESERTVAHVPIRHLLDPPRYRYPVNRPRYLEEVQPLPNPSETASPDLVADLLQLLASPNIASSAPIWQTYDQTVGTQTVRSGGGDAAILAIAGSNRGLALATAGNSRQVYLDPHAGGALAVAAAARAVACAGAKPIAITNCLNFGSPTEPAVYFQLVRAIEGMADACNALDLVVTGGNVSLFNETEGRQIHPSPVIGMLGLIEDVDKAVTGSALRPGRALLLLGQQEGDLSASEYLAVCRDSVSGRPRIDLPLERRLCELILELAAAELLCAARCPYRGGLAVTAAEMAIEGGVGLLVDNLPPGDPETVLFGEPAGRVLISADPKLVEQIRKTAAAKGVPLLVLGHAQEPRHIEFGDLLKLDQDAAERAWKSGLANALAGRAK from the coding sequence ATGATGCCGAGCGCGGCCCAGCTCCGGGCGGTCTCCATGACCGAAAACGAATACCGCCGCTGCCGGGACATGCTGGGTCGGGCGCCCAACGAGGTGGAACTGGGGATTTTCGGGGCGCTCTGGAGCGAGCACTGCGGCTACAAGCACTCCCATGCGCTGCTCAAGCGACTGCCGAGCCGATCTCCGCGGATGCTGGTTGGCGCCGGCGAGGAGAACGCCGGCGTGGTCGACATCGGCGAGGGGCTGGCCTGCGTATTCAAGATCGAAAGCCACAACCATCCCAGCGCGGTCGAGCCGTTCGAGGGCGCCGCCACCGGCGTGGGCGGGATCATCCGCGACATCTTCACCATGGGGGCCCGGCCGGTCGCGCTCCTGGACTCGCTCCGGTTCGGACCGCTCAACAGCGACCGCAACCGCTATCTTGCCAACGGCATCATCGCCGGGATTTCCCATTACGGCAACTGCGTCGGGATCCCCACCGTAGGCGGCGACACCGCAGTCGACGAGTGCTACGCCGGCAACCCGTTGGTGAATGCCATGTGCGTGGGGCTGATGCGCCACGACCAGCTCACCCGCGCGGTCGCCGCCGGAGTCGGCAACCCGCTGATCCTGGTGGGCACCGATACCGGTCGCGACGGGGTCCACGGGGCCACCTTCGCCTCAGTCGAGGACCCGGAGCAATCGGCCCGCGGAGTAGTCCAGGTGGGCAACCCGTTCATGGAAAAACTGCTGATCGAGGCCTGTCTCGAGCTGCTGGCCGGCGATTCGGTGGTCGGTCTGCAGGACCTGGGCGCGGCCGGCCTCACCAGCTCCAGCGTAGAAGCCGCCGGGCGCAGCGGAGCCGGGGTCCGTATCGACGTTGCCAAGGTGCCGCGCCGCACGCGCGGACTTTCGCCCTACGAGGTGATGCTCTCGGAGAGCCAGGAACGAATGCTGGTCATAGCCCGGCGCGGCCGCCAGGGCGAGGTCATGGACCTTTTTGAGGGCTACGGCCTGCATTGCGCCGAAATCGGCCAGGTGACCGACGACGGGTACCTGACCGTGAGCGAGTCCGAGCGCACGGTTGCCCACGTTCCGATACGGCATCTGCTGGACCCGCCGCGCTACCGTTACCCGGTCAATCGGCCGCGCTATCTGGAAGAAGTCCAGCCACTGCCAAACCCATCCGAAACCGCCAGTCCCGATCTGGTCGCCGACCTCCTGCAGCTGCTGGCCAGCCCCAACATCGCCAGCAGCGCGCCCATCTGGCAAACCTACGACCAGACGGTGGGCACGCAGACGGTGCGCTCCGGCGGCGGCGACGCGGCGATCCTGGCCATTGCCGGCAGCAACCGCGGCCTGGCCCTGGCGACCGCGGGGAACTCGCGCCAGGTCTACCTGGACCCGCACGCCGGCGGCGCGCTGGCGGTGGCCGCGGCGGCGCGGGCGGTGGCCTGCGCTGGCGCCAAACCGATCGCGATCACCAACTGCCTCAACTTCGGGTCGCCCACCGAGCCGGCGGTCTACTTCCAGCTGGTGCGCGCTATCGAGGGAATGGCCGATGCCTGCAACGCGCTCGATCTGGTCGTGACCGGCGGCAACGTCTCGCTGTTCAACGAGACCGAGGGTCGCCAGATTCATCCCAGCCCGGTCATCGGGATGCTGGGGTTGATCGAAGACGTCGACAAAGCGGTCACCGGCAGCGCCCTGAGGCCGGGCCGGGCGCTGCTGCTGCTGGGGCAGCAGGAGGGCGATCTTTCCGCCAGCGAGTACCTGGCGGTGTGTCGCGATTCGGTGAGCGGCCGGCCACGGATTGACCTGCCGCTGGAGCGACGGCTTTGCGAATTGATCCTCGAGCTGGCCGCGGCCGAACTGCTTTGCGCCGCGCGCTGCCCCTATCGCGGCGGCCTGGCGGTGACCGCGGCCGAGATGGCCATCGAAGGCGGGGTCGGTCTGCTGGTCGACAACCTCCCGCCCGGCGACCCGGAGACCGTGCTCTTCGGCGAACCGGCGGGCCGAGTCCTGATCTCCGCGGACCCGAAACTGGTGGAGCAAATTCGAAAGACCGCAGCCGCAAAGGGTGTTCCGCTGCTGGTGCTGGGGCACGCCCAGGAACCGCGGCACATCGAATTCGGCGACCTTCTAAAGCTGGACCAAGATGCCGCCGAGCGGGCCTGGAAAAGCGGTCTCGCGAACGCCCTCGCCGGGCGGGCCAAATAG
- a CDS encoding amidophosphoribosyltransferase → MGLPTEDRKVHSIVAANQNQYWFNPQMRGFAEECGVFGVYGPGHDVARRTYFGLYTLQHRGQESSGIVVSDGKRLKLHKRMGLVSQVYDNQSLSELRGDLAIGHNRYSTTGSNRIENAQPIVTETEFGPLAIVHNGNLTNTDELRQQLLAQNKTILGTSDTEVILAVVASAPGSDPVQKIVNGISQLQGSFALIFLTADRLIAVRDKLGNRPLCLGRSDDTILIASESCAFAALEANFERDILAGEVVVIDAEGVSTISRDHMAPPALCLFEYIYFARPDSDIEGVNLYRARLAMGRALARQAPVDADLVIGIPDSATAAAIGYAEAAGIPYGEGLAKSRYIGRTFIEPDDETRKLGIKLKLNALPAITAGKRLVVVDDSIVRGNTTREIVKHLKEAGHAAEVHMRISSPPVRWPCFYGVDIQQPSQLIAHAFSVDQICSSIGADSLAYLTLDSLKKAVDSPRAQLCTGCFTRDYPAPVRPGVGKHAFEPAVEPALTP, encoded by the coding sequence ATGGGACTGCCGACAGAAGACCGAAAGGTCCACAGCATAGTCGCCGCGAACCAGAACCAATACTGGTTCAATCCCCAGATGCGGGGATTTGCCGAAGAATGCGGCGTATTCGGCGTTTACGGACCGGGGCACGACGTTGCCCGCCGCACCTATTTCGGGCTCTACACCCTGCAGCACCGCGGCCAGGAGAGCTCCGGAATCGTCGTCAGCGACGGCAAGCGGCTAAAGCTGCACAAACGCATGGGGCTCGTATCCCAGGTCTACGACAACCAGTCGCTGTCCGAACTGCGCGGCGACCTCGCGATCGGGCACAACCGGTACTCGACCACCGGTTCCAACCGCATCGAAAATGCCCAGCCGATCGTCACCGAAACCGAGTTCGGCCCGCTGGCGATCGTGCACAACGGGAATCTGACCAACACCGATGAGCTGCGGCAGCAGTTACTGGCCCAGAACAAAACCATCCTGGGCACCTCGGACACCGAGGTGATCCTGGCGGTCGTGGCCTCGGCGCCCGGATCCGACCCGGTGCAGAAGATCGTCAACGGGATCTCGCAGTTGCAGGGTTCATTCGCGCTGATATTCCTCACCGCCGACCGCCTGATAGCGGTGCGCGACAAGCTGGGCAACCGTCCCCTGTGCCTTGGCCGGAGCGACGACACAATCTTGATCGCCTCCGAGTCGTGCGCGTTCGCCGCCCTGGAAGCAAACTTCGAGCGCGACATCCTGGCCGGCGAAGTAGTCGTTATCGACGCGGAAGGGGTTTCCACGATCAGCCGGGACCACATGGCCCCGCCGGCTTTGTGCCTTTTCGAGTACATCTACTTCGCCCGGCCAGATTCGGACATCGAGGGTGTGAACCTCTATCGCGCGCGCCTGGCAATGGGCCGCGCCCTGGCCCGCCAGGCGCCGGTCGACGCGGACCTGGTGATCGGTATCCCCGACTCGGCCACCGCGGCCGCGATCGGCTACGCCGAAGCGGCTGGAATTCCCTACGGCGAGGGCCTGGCCAAAAGCCGTTACATCGGGCGGACCTTCATCGAACCCGACGACGAAACCCGCAAACTCGGCATCAAGCTCAAGCTGAACGCCCTGCCGGCGATTACGGCAGGAAAACGACTGGTCGTGGTAGACGATTCGATAGTTCGCGGCAACACGACCCGCGAAATCGTAAAGCACCTCAAAGAGGCCGGTCACGCCGCCGAAGTCCACATGCGGATTTCGTCCCCACCGGTCCGCTGGCCGTGCTTCTACGGAGTCGACATCCAGCAACCGAGCCAGTTGATCGCCCACGCATTTTCGGTCGACCAGATCTGCAGCAGCATTGGCGCCGACTCGCTTGCCTATCTGACCCTGGACAGCCTGAAAAAAGCCGTAGATTCGCCCAGGGCGCAGCTTTGCACAGGCTGCTTCACCCGCGACTATCCGGCGCCGGTGCGCCCCGGGGTCGGCAAGCACGCGTTCGAACCGGCAGTCGAACCGGCCCTGACCCCCTAG
- a CDS encoding phosphoribosylformylglycinamidine cyclo-ligase: MHRLLHPRLSGAGAPRGRQARVRTGSRTGPDPLEPKLPGPISYRSAGVDIAAADELLEDLGERLKSTYTPLVLAGLGGFGGAMRLPPGMSDPALVLSIDSVGTKIAVAARHGRLESIGADLVNHCANDVLAMGARPLAFLDYVAHSDLPNSALEAAIGGVADACLKHSVPLIGGETAQLPGIYRSGQLDLVGAMVGVAETEQLLTPDRVSSGDLLIGLPSNGIHTNGYSLVQRALDGLDHSAHNPEVGRPLIDEMLAVHRSYVNELTPFLDRIHGLAHITGGGICANTARIVPPGLSAQFGWGSWQVPPIFHLIQRRAQIGFEELAQVFNLGLGMVVIGRRELADDLVRQIPGSTLVGQVIESAGARAEILR; this comes from the coding sequence TTGCACAGGCTGCTTCACCCGCGACTATCCGGCGCCGGTGCGCCCCGGGGTCGGCAAGCACGCGTTCGAACCGGCAGTCGAACCGGCCCTGACCCCCTAGAACCGAAATTGCCCGGGCCCATTAGCTATCGCTCCGCCGGGGTCGACATTGCAGCCGCCGACGAGCTGCTGGAGGACCTGGGAGAGCGCCTAAAGTCCACGTACACGCCCCTGGTACTGGCCGGATTGGGCGGGTTCGGCGGAGCCATGCGGCTGCCTCCCGGTATGTCCGATCCGGCTCTGGTGCTCAGCATCGATTCGGTTGGCACCAAGATCGCCGTGGCGGCCCGCCACGGACGGCTTGAATCCATCGGGGCCGACCTGGTCAACCACTGCGCCAATGACGTCCTGGCAATGGGCGCGCGGCCACTGGCGTTTCTCGATTACGTCGCCCACAGCGATTTGCCCAACAGCGCGCTCGAAGCGGCGATCGGCGGCGTGGCCGACGCCTGCCTTAAGCATTCGGTGCCTCTGATCGGGGGCGAGACCGCCCAGCTACCGGGCATCTACCGGAGCGGTCAGCTCGATCTGGTCGGCGCTATGGTCGGTGTTGCCGAGACCGAGCAGTTGCTCACACCGGACAGAGTCTCGTCTGGGGACTTGCTGATCGGCCTGCCGTCCAACGGAATCCACACCAACGGGTATTCGCTGGTGCAACGCGCCCTGGACGGACTGGATCATTCCGCACACAATCCGGAGGTGGGTCGGCCGCTGATCGACGAAATGCTGGCGGTGCACCGCAGCTACGTGAACGAGTTGACCCCATTCCTGGACCGAATTCACGGCCTTGCCCACATTACCGGCGGCGGAATCTGCGCCAACACCGCACGGATCGTACCGCCCGGGCTTTCCGCCCAATTCGGCTGGGGCAGCTGGCAGGTACCGCCGATATTCCACCTGATCCAGCGCCGCGCCCAGATTGGATTCGAGGAGCTGGCGCAAGTTTTCAACCTGGGGCTCGGAATGGTTGTGATCGGCAGGCGCGAATTGGCCGACGACCTGGTCCGGCAGATCCCGGGCAGCACCCTGGTGGGCCAGGTAATCGAGTCCGCCGGGGCGCGGGCCGAGATCCTGCGTTGA
- a CDS encoding phosphoribosylglycinamide formyltransferase, which produces MGRRPGPADPGQHPGGPGNRVRRGAGRDPALSKPLPLAVLVSGRGSNLQAIADACRQRKILAEVRIVISNRPDCRGIEFARQAGIETFALGRIRAGGRAAQMAGFADAAGAAGAELVVLAGFDRLVSGALLDRFAGRIINIHPSLLPAFAGAMAPGPQSAAVDAGVKYAGCTVHLVTDEPDAGPILDQAIVRVCDNDDPQRLAERILAAEHRLLPSVIDRLARCELRVVGQRTTFSCMPGD; this is translated from the coding sequence ATTGGCCGACGACCTGGTCCGGCAGATCCCGGGCAGCACCCTGGTGGGCCAGGTAATCGAGTCCGCCGGGGCGCGGGCCGAGATCCTGCGTTGAGCAAGCCCTTGCCGCTGGCGGTCCTGGTCTCGGGCCGCGGATCCAATCTGCAGGCCATCGCAGACGCCTGCCGCCAGCGAAAAATCCTGGCCGAGGTCAGGATCGTCATCTCGAACCGTCCAGACTGCCGGGGCATTGAATTCGCCCGCCAGGCCGGTATCGAGACTTTCGCCTTGGGGCGGATTCGCGCCGGCGGGCGCGCCGCGCAGATGGCCGGGTTTGCCGACGCGGCCGGGGCGGCCGGTGCCGAATTGGTGGTCTTGGCAGGATTTGACCGGCTGGTCAGCGGGGCCCTGCTGGACCGATTCGCCGGCCGGATCATCAACATCCATCCGTCGCTGCTGCCGGCGTTCGCCGGGGCGATGGCCCCCGGACCGCAGTCAGCCGCCGTCGACGCCGGAGTCAAATACGCCGGCTGCACGGTTCATCTCGTCACCGACGAACCCGACGCCGGCCCCATCCTCGACCAGGCGATCGTAAGGGTCTGTGACAACGACGATCCGCAGCGGCTGGCAGAGCGGATCCTGGCGGCCGAGCATCGGCTGCTGCCATCGGTAATCGACCGGCTGGCCCGCTGCGAGCTGCGTGTCGTAGGTCAGCGGACCACGTTTTCATGCATGCCCGGGGATTGA
- the purH gene encoding bifunctional phosphoribosylaminoimidazolecarboxamide formyltransferase/IMP cyclohydrolase: MSRRALLSVSDKSGVVEFARALVGLGFEILSTGGTLRTLRQARVPAVQVAEFTGQPEVFGGRVKTLHPRVFGGILQRRDDPGDRTEAARADIPPIEVLACNLYPFAESLMAGGERDELVEQIDIGGPALIRAGAKNSDSVFVATDPADYPAILGALTDESDAAELRRNLAAKAFAVTAGYDALIALWWASAAQEAPPRMVLPLEKVRDLRYGENPHQGLAAQYRIGPGPEGAGFRQLLGPAPSYNNILDLESAWATASDFSDPACAAIKHGNPCGLAIHAEQAEAFASARAGDPQAIYGGVVAFNRPLQLATVAAMRRVFLEVVVAPEVEPDALERLARRRNVRVFARAEGRSALDGTAFAGIAVTGSGNGVLIQERDLAPDPEGEYAIVTARRPDRAELDDLRFAARAVKHVKSNAIVIARERALVGVGAGQMSRVRAVELAVEQAGARARGAVLASDAFFPFADGAQIALAAGVRAIIQPGGSKRDDEVIAACDRVGAAMVLSGRRHFRH; the protein is encoded by the coding sequence ATGTCCCGTCGCGCCCTGCTTTCGGTTTCGGACAAGTCCGGCGTCGTCGAATTCGCCCGCGCCCTTGTAGGGCTCGGCTTCGAAATCCTCTCCACCGGCGGCACCCTGCGCACCCTGCGCCAAGCTCGTGTGCCGGCCGTCCAGGTGGCCGAATTCACCGGTCAGCCCGAGGTATTCGGGGGGCGGGTCAAAACCCTGCACCCGCGAGTCTTTGGCGGAATCCTGCAGCGACGCGACGATCCCGGCGACCGGACCGAGGCCGCCCGCGCCGACATTCCGCCAATCGAGGTCCTGGCCTGCAATCTATACCCGTTCGCCGAATCGCTAATGGCCGGAGGCGAACGGGACGAATTGGTCGAGCAGATCGATATCGGCGGACCCGCGCTGATCAGGGCCGGGGCCAAAAACTCGGACAGCGTGTTCGTGGCGACCGATCCGGCCGATTACCCGGCCATCCTCGGGGCATTGACGGATGAGAGCGACGCCGCCGAGCTTCGCAGAAACCTGGCCGCCAAAGCCTTTGCGGTCACCGCCGGATACGACGCCCTGATCGCGCTCTGGTGGGCCTCGGCTGCTCAGGAAGCGCCTCCGCGAATGGTGTTGCCGCTGGAGAAAGTGCGCGACCTGCGTTACGGCGAGAACCCGCACCAGGGATTGGCCGCCCAGTACCGCATCGGACCCGGGCCGGAAGGGGCCGGATTCCGTCAGCTGCTGGGCCCGGCTCCGTCGTACAACAACATCCTTGATCTGGAATCGGCCTGGGCCACGGCCAGCGACTTTTCCGATCCGGCCTGCGCGGCCATCAAGCACGGCAATCCCTGCGGCTTGGCGATCCACGCCGAACAGGCAGAGGCATTCGCAAGCGCCCGCGCCGGCGATCCGCAGGCGATTTACGGCGGAGTCGTGGCATTCAATCGGCCACTCCAGTTGGCGACGGTAGCGGCCATGCGCAGGGTGTTCCTGGAAGTCGTGGTGGCGCCGGAAGTCGAACCCGACGCCCTGGAGCGACTCGCGCGCCGGCGCAACGTGCGGGTGTTTGCCCGCGCCGAGGGACGATCGGCGCTGGACGGGACGGCGTTCGCCGGAATCGCCGTGACCGGAAGCGGCAACGGCGTGCTGATCCAAGAACGCGACCTGGCGCCTGACCCCGAGGGTGAATATGCGATCGTGACCGCACGCCGGCCCGACCGCGCCGAACTGGATGACCTGCGGTTCGCCGCCCGCGCCGTCAAGCACGTAAAGTCCAACGCGATCGTCATAGCCCGCGAGCGGGCCCTGGTCGGGGTCGGAGCCGGACAGATGAGCCGGGTACGGGCGGTGGAATTGGCGGTGGAGCAGGCCGGCGCGCGTGCGCGCGGAGCGGTCCTGGCATCGGACGCGTTTTTTCCGTTCGCCGACGGCGCCCAGATCGCGTTGGCGGCCGGCGTTCGGGCCATCATCCAGCCGGGCGGCTCCAAGCGCGACGACGAGGTGATTGCCGCCTGCGACCGGGTCGGCGCGGCCATGGTCCTTAGCGGACGCCGCCACTTCCGTCACTAG
- a CDS encoding amidase, translating into MRAVADSAPWYWDAERLAAAYRSGETDPVEVTELFLTRIAEIDPSFNSYRLATAPRARADAEAARRRLRAGAPLGPLDGIPIALKDLIDTAGIETTYGSRILCGRIPAADAAVARRLRSAGTVLLGKLHLLEFAMGSITGNAYFGPCRNPWNRDHFSGGSSTGSGSAVAAGMVLGALGTDTSGSIRQPAAWCGVVGLKPTNGSINLAGIFPLSPTCDTVGPLARTVADAALLLDAIADHPAGISQAARPRSLAGIKIGVPETWVAQSVTDQVADAYEKALGVLDGLGADLLPVEPGFIEDEVTRTYQSIVLYEAANAHRAWYPERAADYAPYLRGNIEAGRRVSKEGYAAAIERRGSWRERTALALADVAAVVTPTQPTEAPQLNCDIAQVAGQAVSSLAIRGRFTMPWSVVGWPALSLPGGYSRSGLPIGIQFAAPPGAESQLFAIAASFEGAAPHGMPHPVP; encoded by the coding sequence ATGCGCGCCGTGGCCGATTCGGCGCCCTGGTACTGGGACGCGGAGCGATTGGCCGCGGCCTATCGGTCCGGCGAAACCGACCCGGTCGAGGTGACCGAACTGTTCTTGACCCGAATCGCCGAGATCGACCCGTCGTTCAATTCATACCGGCTCGCCACCGCGCCCCGGGCGCGGGCCGACGCCGAGGCCGCCCGCCGGCGACTCCGGGCCGGGGCGCCGCTCGGTCCACTAGACGGAATACCGATTGCGCTCAAGGACCTGATCGACACCGCCGGAATCGAGACAACCTACGGGTCACGCATCCTCTGCGGACGAATCCCGGCGGCCGACGCGGCCGTGGCGCGGAGGCTGCGCAGTGCCGGCACGGTGCTGCTCGGCAAACTACACCTGCTGGAATTCGCAATGGGCAGCATAACCGGGAACGCCTATTTCGGTCCCTGCCGCAATCCGTGGAACCGCGACCACTTCAGCGGGGGTTCCAGCACCGGTTCGGGGTCCGCGGTCGCCGCCGGAATGGTCCTGGGAGCGCTCGGCACCGACACCTCCGGTTCGATCCGGCAGCCGGCCGCCTGGTGCGGGGTCGTGGGCCTGAAACCAACCAACGGCAGCATCAATCTGGCCGGAATCTTTCCGCTTTCGCCAACCTGCGATACCGTCGGGCCGCTGGCGCGAACCGTTGCAGACGCCGCATTGCTGCTGGATGCGATCGCCGACCATCCGGCCGGGATTTCCCAAGCGGCGCGACCGCGTTCGCTGGCCGGCATCAAGATCGGCGTACCGGAAACCTGGGTGGCGCAATCGGTCACCGACCAGGTCGCGGACGCCTATGAAAAAGCGCTCGGCGTTCTGGACGGGCTAGGCGCCGACCTACTGCCGGTCGAACCCGGTTTCATAGAAGACGAAGTCACCCGGACCTATCAGTCGATCGTCTTGTATGAGGCGGCAAATGCGCACCGCGCCTGGTACCCCGAACGAGCCGCCGACTACGCCCCTTACCTGCGCGGCAATATCGAAGCCGGTCGCCGGGTAAGCAAAGAAGGTTATGCGGCCGCGATCGAGCGTCGAGGGTCCTGGCGGGAGCGGACCGCGCTCGCCCTGGCCGACGTCGCGGCGGTGGTCACTCCGACCCAGCCAACCGAGGCGCCGCAGTTGAACTGCGACATCGCGCAGGTGGCCGGTCAGGCGGTCAGCAGCCTGGCCATCCGCGGGCGATTTACGATGCCCTGGTCAGTGGTGGGCTGGCCGGCCCTCTCGCTCCCGGGGGGATATTCGCGGTCCGGGCTCCCGATCGGCATTCAATTTGCGGCTCCACCCGGAGCCGAATCCCAGCTATTTGCAATCGCCGCTTCATTCGAAGGAGCCGCCCCTCACGGCATGCCGCACCCGGTTCCCTAG
- a CDS encoding glycoside hydrolase family 32 protein, with protein sequence MKAARREKASDPHRPIYHYVNPENTLNDPNGLCYWEGRWHLFYQACPPEDVRQHWGHAVSDDLIHWRDLPYALHPGPEERCYSGAALVEGDRVVAMYHGVGVGNMVAVSRDPLLLNWEKLAANPVIPFGTRGEAPLPHGVFDPCIWSKDGAYYALSAGILPYRPGGKHVATEYLFRSQDLEDWEYLHPFIEGDRFTVLGDDGACPYFWPIGDRHILVFFSHLSGGQYLLGDYDRKRDKLVVDAHGRFNFGAAFPGGVHAPTAAPDGNGVVVLFNMNPGKPTYKMNDYLGGFFGNPPDGGARDDDPSRFARDWDQILTLPRRLTLRNKYDLNVEPAGDVESLRYDHRHIGRTVLPANREIVLDEIKGSAIELQIDVDPKLASMFEVDVLRSPGKEEFTRICFFDRRGHKYREPFANDDRSNLVMSTILSNPTRYEGVISIDNSRASTLPDALSRPPESAPVHIEPDEPIRLRIFVDRSVVEVFVNEKQCVAVRVYPGREDSTGVSVLSQGQQSELLSLDCWQMRSIYE encoded by the coding sequence ATGAAGGCTGCGCGCAGGGAGAAGGCGTCGGATCCCCACCGTCCCATCTATCACTATGTCAACCCAGAAAACACGCTCAACGACCCGAACGGGCTTTGCTATTGGGAGGGGCGCTGGCACCTGTTCTATCAGGCGTGCCCGCCTGAGGATGTGCGACAGCACTGGGGACACGCGGTCAGCGACGATCTTATCCACTGGCGCGACCTTCCCTACGCACTCCATCCGGGACCAGAGGAAAGGTGCTACTCCGGAGCCGCGCTCGTCGAAGGCGACCGGGTCGTGGCCATGTACCACGGTGTCGGAGTCGGCAACATGGTGGCCGTGTCCCGCGATCCCCTGCTGTTGAACTGGGAGAAGCTCGCGGCCAATCCCGTGATCCCCTTCGGCACCAGGGGCGAAGCGCCGCTTCCTCACGGGGTCTTTGATCCCTGCATCTGGTCCAAGGATGGTGCGTACTACGCTCTGTCTGCCGGGATCCTCCCCTACAGGCCCGGCGGCAAGCACGTAGCCACCGAGTACCTATTCCGCTCGCAAGACCTGGAAGACTGGGAGTACCTCCATCCCTTCATCGAGGGCGACCGCTTTACGGTTCTGGGGGATGACGGTGCCTGCCCATACTTCTGGCCGATAGGCGATCGACACATTCTGGTGTTCTTCAGCCACCTGAGCGGCGGCCAGTACTTGTTAGGCGACTACGACCGAAAACGCGACAAACTCGTTGTCGATGCGCACGGCCGGTTCAACTTCGGAGCCGCGTTCCCGGGCGGCGTTCACGCACCCACGGCCGCGCCCGACGGGAACGGCGTCGTCGTCCTGTTCAACATGAATCCGGGCAAGCCCACTTACAAGATGAACGACTATTTGGGCGGGTTTTTCGGAAATCCGCCAGATGGTGGCGCAAGGGACGATGACCCTTCCCGGTTTGCGCGGGACTGGGACCAGATTCTCACGCTGCCGAGGCGCCTCACGCTGCGCAACAAGTACGACCTGAATGTCGAGCCCGCCGGAGACGTCGAATCCCTGAGATACGACCACCGGCACATCGGCCGGACTGTTCTGCCAGCTAACCGTGAGATCGTGCTCGATGAAATCAAGGGGAGTGCCATCGAGCTGCAGATCGACGTCGATCCGAAGCTTGCGTCGATGTTCGAAGTCGACGTCCTGCGTTCCCCGGGCAAGGAGGAATTCACGCGAATCTGCTTCTTCGACCGCAGAGGGCACAAATATCGGGAACCGTTCGCCAATGACGATCGTTCCAACTTGGTCATGTCGACGATCCTCTCGAACCCGACTCGCTACGAAGGCGTCATATCAATCGACAACTCCCGCGCCTCGACGCTCCCCGATGCGCTGTCGCGGCCACCCGAGTCGGCGCCGGTGCACATAGAGCCCGACGAACCGATCCGGTTGCGAATATTCGTCGACCGAAGCGTCGTCGAAGTCTTTGTGAACGAAAAGCAGTGTGTTGCGGTTCGGGTCTACCCGGGCCGCGAAGACAGCACCGGGGTCTCGGTGCTGTCTCAGGGCCAGCAGTCGGAGCTGCTTTCGCTCGATTGCTGGCAGATGAGAAGCATTTACGAATGA